The DNA segment AAAGGCGTGATTTTTATAACAACGTTTTAGCATACCCGCACTTTCGCAAGAACACCATTATTCTCAAGGGTTTGCACCACCAAATCTCGTAATTCTGTGTCCTCCTCCATGGAAATATTTCCGTCTATCatgattataaataaaaattactccCGCAAACACTCaagaaatgtaaatatttaCGCTTTCCATCGCGTGTCTTCTTTTCACAGATGTTTACCTAGAGATTATTTTTCCCTGTCTAGGGAGTTTAAATTTAATGATTTCGAAAAGTATATACTTTTTTCTATGTAAGTAATCTCTTATTCTTCCTTCAACAGTATAATTAATACGAAAGTATAGATAAAACTAAAATAGAGCTTATTACACAATAGATACTCTGCAGCACAAAACGTAAAGTAAATCACCAAATTTAATACTTTGCTTGAATATCTTACAAATGTGTCAGTTTTACCAACACACTGCAGcttttaataattataaaaaattaaacacGAGGAAAGAGTATTTTGAATTTCCTTTATACTTATTTAATTAGTTGTGAAAAATGTTGTTCAATATGAATTTGTATCTCCGTACAAATACACCAATTCCCATGTTAAGTATTTAAGAACCGGAAATAGCATAAATCGTTTGAACTTAACGAtcatttcaaatatttaaatttcgtaTTACTTCGTTAAATCTCAAAcgtattatttaaattgattaaaattCACAGACATATTTTGATatatactttatttattttaacattttatcAAAATCGAAGTTCGAGTAACAGTAAAATTCGTTTGCAAGGTTATTTCGATGGCGGggtataaaattacaaattgtAACATCCAATAATCTTCCTGCCAATTCTGCCATCACTGCACCTATAAAACGAACGTacagaatgatttcaaataaTAGGCAAACGAAAAGTTGCATTTATCAAACTTACCTGTACAGAGAACAATGTTTCTTTTGGTCAAAAATTTTATCGTAAGAGCAGTTTTTGTTAAACATTCATCGGAAAGGAATGGTGGATCGGCTATGACCAAATCATAAGAACCTGACATATCTCTCGGCACATCCAACGGAAATTTATAGTTATATGGAATGAAATCAGAACCGAATACTTTAAAACGTTCGTCGTACTCGAAAAGCGTAACTGTTAatacaaaaatgaataaaaactaTTAGAAATAATGCTTGTAATATTAAGTAAATCGGTATTTCTCAAATTAGAAGACGCCTAGCAATTCAAGGAGGAACGATTGAAAATTTGTAATGCAGAAAGATATAGAtaacttaaaaatttatttgtgtTGATGATACATTAATCATCGAAGTTTATACAGCTGTAGGGTATATATTTTTTCGTATCATTTTAACTTTTTCAGAGATGAATTATTTTGCATAAAGTAAACTAAAATTCTGACTAATATTAACCCATGACATTTATTACTCGTGACGATATGTCGTGTTATGTCATTAGGAAATACGTATTCATAATTCTGAATATGTATTCACACTTGAACGGTTACTTCTATGTatagtatttaaaataatttaaaaactaaatataaatatatatatgcaCAAGCCAATATCTTAAAAGAGGATAAATTTATCAGTTGTCTTATTTAACAAATACTTTATTCCTACATTATAGTTTGAGAAAACTGTAtagatattttatttgaatttttgtaACTAAGGAAAGCAGAGTAGATTGAGAGCTTCCAAAATGATTAGAAGTCACTGACATATTATCATAGTATTGCAATTGCTCTCACTAGACAAAAGCAAATTTAGTGTTTTCCAGTTGAATGGCAAACAAATTGTATGGCATAAGTCAAATACAAGTCTTGGTAAACAAAATCTTTACGTTATAATGTGGGGAtgatttttcatttatattgAACATTTGCATAATGTACAAACGCGCGTGAAAATAACTGTACATATATACCTTGACGATCGCTACATTTCTTTTTTAGTTTGCTGTAAAGTGTTGGACAAGAAATCAGAGCAATCTTTCCATTAGTTTCTGTAGAATTTATCGCACCTTTCACAAGAGTATCAGTCGTCTGGTCATCATACCAAAACTGACTTAATTGCTATAACCAAAATTAATATATGTAATACTATAGAACAATTATGTAATACTATAGAACGCATAAGTAGATGCAAATACAACCAGAAATACAGTGTCATTTGAAGAATAATTGATACgacataataataatataaattgcaacataAACGTAGTAATTAGaattaaaatagtaaaatattATCCTTCTATTTAGAAAGGTTGACTCACCCAATTTTCATCAAAAGAAACATCTGTAGATTGGTATCCTAAGATGGATTTAAActgattttctttttcttccttCTCTTTAAGAAACTCATTTAAGGCGGCAAGTGTCGTAGGACATAATTCTAAATCATTATCGTCGCTATCGCTCATTTTCTACGATTTTAATAGTATGACCAAGTAAATCTATCGTATTACACACATTACATGTAACCTTATCGATCACTATTTCTAAACGAATTTTACGTTTGTCAAAGTAAATGAAATCAATTTTGAGATaatcaattaaaaataaaaatgcaatACGATATATTCGTCAAAGATAAGATCCATCATTATttaaaaacagatttaatttgaaaatagaataaattctttgctatgtgaaaaatgcattttaatatttatatcattGAAAAATTACTATAAAATTATAGATTTTGTTGACAGTTGTGTAAATTTACATTGTTGTTAAGAAAATACGGAAAAGATTATAATTTGATATATGGAAATTAACAACaataaacaataaaaatttcaaaacctaAAAAGTAGAAACAAATTCTTTGCAATAAAGAGCGCATCCATTCTTTTTTAATTGCCACATAATCCGTATGTTTATCAAGTATCATATGGTACGTATGATTAATACCAATTCATGTGGCATGAAATGTACACGTACGAACGAAAGTCAGTTTCAATATTAAAGCCGGATCGTAATTACGTGTTGAAAAACGAAAAAGATTATAACGATGGAAGCGGAGGAcgatataaaattatttcaatcAATTGGTTTAAGTGAACAAAAAGCTAaagaaacattaaaaaataaacaaatttccAATAATTTGAAACTTGCAATAACAGAGGTTAGCAAATTATTTAAGTATCTGAACATACATGCGTTTTAAATATCCGTTTCCTTACTTTTCGTCGACGTAATTTTTTTAacgaattaaatttattattggtAGTTTTTTTGGTCGATTTagaaaatgtgctatttttatAACCAAGTGTTGCAATGTTTTGTGATGTCCAATCGTACCATATGTATTCCTATTTGCAGGCTAATAAATACGAAATTATTACACCGGAAGTTGGAATTTTATTATATCATCTTGCTTCAAAAATTAAGAACCAAATTGCAGACAAATTGCCATttattactaaatacataactgAAAAGAAATTGGATACGACTCAAAGAGTAGATGCTGGACTGAATTTCTTACTTCATCATATAAAAGAAACTATCGACATATCAAATTTTGAAAAGGAATGTGGTATAGGTATTGTTGTTTTAC comes from the Colletes latitarsis isolate SP2378_abdomen chromosome 7, iyColLati1, whole genome shotgun sequence genome and includes:
- the LOC143344005 gene encoding EEF1A lysine methyltransferase 1 isoform X1, producing the protein MSDSDDNDLELCPTTLAALNEFLKEKEEKENQFKSILGYQSTDVSFDENWQLSQFWYDDQTTDTLVKGAINSTETNGKIALISCPTLYSKLKKKCSDRQVTLFEYDERFKVFGSDFIPYNYKFPLDVPRDMSGSYDLVIADPPFLSDECLTKTALTIKFLTKRNIVLCTGAVMAELAGRLLDVTICNFIPRHRNNLANEFYCYSNFDFDKMLK
- the LOC143344005 gene encoding EEF1A lysine methyltransferase 1 isoform X2 — protein: MSDSDDNDLELCPTTLAALNEFLKEKEEKENQFKSILGYQSTDVSFDENWQLSQFWYDDQTTDTLVKGAINSTETNGKIALISCPTLYSKLKKKCSDRQVTLFEYDERFKVFGSDFIPYNYKFPLDVPRDMSGAVMAELAGRLLDVTICNFIPRHRNNLANEFYCYSNFDFDKMLK